GGGAGACGTTTCAGCTGGAGCTACTCTGGAGTCAGACCAAGTGTCAGGAGCGATGAGAGAAGCGTGGagctccacagctgcatggGAGACCTGCTCCAGTAGTTCACTCTGGTTCTCTGCAGATGATGAGGGCAGAGCActgtcctccagctcctctgcatggcaaaaaaatcaatcaatcaatttaagtttatttcCATCGCTGAAAACACTTGATTCATCTGGTCACTTACCAACACCAGATATGTCACCCTCCTTCTCCTCGTGCATCGCCAGGGAAGTGTTGGTCATGTCGATGGACGACGTGGACACGTCCAGCCTGTCCATAAGATCTGCAGGGTCAGGGCTCATCACTGCCACCTCCGAATCAAATAAACCTGGAGAGAAAGATCGCCAAGCAGGCAAGATTTTCAGCAATCTCCAGTGATCATACTTTATGTTcataaatgagcaaaaaaaaaaaaaacaggaatctgAACTGACCAGAGTCCATCACCGTCTGATCTGGTGAAGGTATCACAGAGTCTAGGAGGGTGATCTGCTCCACATCTAACAAATCTTCACTGGGGGTGGAGGGGGCCATAAGAGGcgcctggaaaacaaaaaaaaaattcattacaTGGAAGGGAATAAATGCAGCTGTGCTTTGCTGATATTATCTCAATAGTGGATGTKGTTTGTCAGCATAAAGTTTCTCCGGCAAGAAAACTTGCAATTTTACTGtggttttgacttttcaagtgTACTTTGTCTGTGTAAATTGTTGCaatgaacaataatattgtcattttgagaccattttcaactcataataataataataataataataataataataataataataataataataataataataatggttaTTAATGCAAGTATACCCattaaaaaaagccttttatttctagagaacatttaacacttttaatatcctaaaagagcaaacaaaacaactattAAAATGGtctatgaagtctctgtaaccacaattgcatttcaaaacataataataataataataataataataataataataataataataataataataataataataagcttaTACAGTGAAAACAGGTAAAAGTGGAAGGTAGTGCAAACTAACTACTTTGTCCTGAGTGTCAAATGTTGGCAGCGTTTCTCAAAATGCCGGCTTAACTACAGGTTGCATTACATTAACAAAACTATTGTAAGATATTATTCCAAACAMAAAAGAAGAAGTAACTATTCTCATACATGCATAGATTCACATTTACCTCTGTGTACCCATGCGTTGGCTCCTGTGGAGAGGATTTCTCTTCTGCCACTGGGATGGAGGGCTTCTCTGTCGACATCTCTGTAGTCGCAGGAATGCGGTGCAGGTAGCCATAACCGATGCCACAACCCAAGCTAAAGACAAACATATTTAAGAGCTTCCTGATTTTGTACCCTCATTAACAGCAAAGGAATGCATATCTCATAAGTTATTTAGTGAAATCTTGGGGACAAGTcactgaattattaaaaaaaaaaaaaacattcaaccaCTAAggcaggaaaaaggaaaaaaacacaagtataTCTATTCATGAAATTATGAAcctttgtcattttaaacacaagCATTAATAAGCATATTTACAAGTTTCATTAAGTAGAACTAAAGACTTCTTAAGACCTTTATAATGCCaccttgaattaaatttaagaccaaaaaaatataaatattgtgaATGGTTATATTATAATGAAGCATAGCATAAATTGTGACATTTCTGAGGTTTCTTTGTGGCTCCTAGCAGTGGCTTTGTGCTTCTCACACTGCATTTGGCTCTCTATAGCTTTAACCCCGGAGATGCCTAGCTCAAAAGTTTGCTTTGTGCAGAACGCACCTGGCTAGCATGGGTTGGTAACAGAGGTGAGCcagtggcaaaaaaacaaatgtcgTCCAGCCAAGTGTTAAGACATTTGCACTCACGAATGATAGACGCCAAAGAGCTGGCTAGCTGTTGAGAtcatattagcagctagttagcggtagcctcaaccgCTTTGAGTCGCagaatgaatttaaaatgtctgcgCGTGACTCAGAATTTGGTCTGACAGAAAACTACTTATGCCACAACATTTAAGACATGAGATCAATATATTTGAGACCAACTTGGATTTGaaaaatttcagacattttaagattttaattgtagatacatgaatttaaggctttttaaaggGTGCGCGGATACCCTGTTATTTGCATAATAAAACAGTGACAGTCAAGAAATGTTGCTGCCTCTTACCTGCCCTCTCCTCCCCACGCTCCATTGGGTGTGACCATCACGTCTCTGCAGTTGTCTGTTCGTGTGTTGTACACCAGCAGCTTCAAGGGTTTCCCTTCATGGGCTTCGATCAGCGAGAAGAAGTCCTCTGACTGTAAATCATAAGATCAGATCAACCTAGCTTTGTTATCCAATTTGCCAAATAACACACCACACGTAAATTAAAAGCTACAGACGCATGCTGATAAAGAGGGGCTATTAAAGGAGCCTTACGTCTTGCAACACCTGATCTGCCCCGACAATGTAGTCACTGTATGACTGAAGACCTGCCAGTGCCGCTGGTGAACCGGCTTCTACGTCCTAGGAGAAACGGKTTGRACGTGAAGCACACAAGGGAACTCAAAAATTWaaaaaatgcttttaagtgCATCAAGGTTGAAATAACAGTCGGAAAATGAGTTTTCAGAGTGAGGAAATGGCTCACCAGTACGTGCCAGACGTTCTCATTGGCTCCTTGGTAGCTGCAGAAGCGAACACTGGCGCCCAGCAGGCCCTGTCCCCCCCACATGTTACTGGGCACCACCTCCAGCTCTCGGACGCCGGTGGTTTTGGTGCTGTACACCTCCATCCTCACAGCTCTCTCCATGTTGGCTTTCAGGAGCTCCTTCAGCTGCTCGTTTTCCTCACTCTGGCCCACAGACAAGTGAACAGGAATCAAAACAGAGATTTTTAAACAGCATTCTCACTTTATCTGTTCTTCTATTGTTATGTATTGAGAGAATGGTGGTTATGAGATTTTTTATGGTGTGATCTACCYAAGAAAACACTACACAGCATGATCTACTATAATAGTCTATTattctataaaaataataattatgccTACAGCTACTAAATATAAAATTGGGAGATTTTGCACACATTGATATGCAGTGGCGACTGCGATTCAAAGTATTATGCAGCTGTGGAGWATACAAAGTTGCAATTACTGCGTAAAACTTACGAGTCTTTCGTTGTCCAGAGACAGAATGAAGTCAAAGAAGGGCTGCAGTCCGGCC
The Poecilia reticulata strain Guanapo linkage group LG17, Guppy_female_1.0+MT, whole genome shotgun sequence DNA segment above includes these coding regions:
- the gorasp1a gene encoding Golgi reassembly-stacking protein 1 → MGLSQSSEAPEGGTYGYHVHGIQPNSPAEKAGLQPFFDFILSLDNERLSEENEQLKELLKANMERAVRMEVYSTKTTGVRELEVVPSNMWGGQGLLGASVRFCSYQGANENVWHVLDVEAGSPAALAGLQSYSDYIVGADQVLQDSEDFFSLIEAHEGKPLKLLVYNTRTDNCRDVMVTPNGAWGGEGSLGCGIGYGYLHRIPATTEMSTEKPSIPVAEEKSSPQEPTHGYTEAPLMAPSTPSEDLLDVEQITLLDSVIPSPDQTVMDSGLFDSEVAVMSPDPADLMDRLDVSTSSIDMTNTSLAMHEEKEGDISGVEELEDSALPSSSAENQSELLEQVSHAAVELHASLIAPDTWSDSRVAPAETSPPRTXSADLQSFVMETSSTPSPPLGVQSLPVEALQHFAEEPPCPSPVDPIATAAANEADFQVFGDAQASACESAEPVDHQSGGGEPEKTHFD